One Natrinema longum genomic window carries:
- a CDS encoding PQQ-binding-like beta-propeller repeat protein translates to MNEDAARRETDSGRGSGTAAAARNGREAGETPISRRQLLSIGATAGTVGLAGCVGRESRSPPDCSAVAAAAEREDGSVPLPADDDISMFRRGLGRYGYYPDETVPAAVRVDWSVPTNEIGHTAAKSTPRPTPDGETILIASDTGRIDAYTPAGERRWGIETGASRSLGFHGTPAIVDGTAYIGGYDGDCYAIDIDSGEVIWRTAAREFGGAIAIGSSPAYVDGTLYLLAEYSNPDSGALWELDAATGTPTWSDDRLWGMPHPSPAIDCEAGRLVTGSNDGVVYCWEFPSLEFAWSFQAGGEGGPDGESKAGGRFNLGAQIKGTIPTYDGAAFVGSWDGRFYRLDLADGSEEWSFQTGNIVMSNPAIDPDQGVVYVGSDDHHVYALDTETGDELWSANVGGRVIGSVTATAESILVGSYDTHLYALDRATGERRWRVENRGHVTSGAIPRGDRIYYAERGVVSNFYNDDEETVLEEPGHAYCLVPDE, encoded by the coding sequence GTGAACGAGGACGCTGCCCGTCGGGAGACCGACTCCGGTCGAGGCTCGGGGACGGCTGCCGCCGCTCGGAACGGCCGCGAAGCCGGTGAGACGCCGATCTCCCGGCGGCAGCTGCTCTCTATCGGGGCGACTGCCGGAACCGTCGGCCTCGCGGGCTGTGTCGGGCGAGAGTCCCGGTCGCCCCCGGACTGTTCGGCCGTCGCTGCCGCCGCGGAACGCGAAGACGGCTCCGTCCCGCTTCCGGCGGACGACGACATATCGATGTTCCGTCGCGGTTTGGGCCGGTACGGATACTATCCCGACGAAACCGTTCCGGCCGCCGTTCGCGTCGACTGGTCGGTACCGACCAACGAGATCGGTCACACTGCCGCCAAGTCGACGCCTCGGCCGACGCCGGACGGCGAGACGATCCTGATCGCGAGCGACACCGGACGAATCGACGCCTACACCCCGGCCGGCGAGCGACGCTGGGGCATCGAGACCGGTGCGTCCAGAAGCCTCGGCTTTCACGGCACGCCGGCGATCGTCGACGGCACGGCCTACATCGGCGGCTACGACGGCGATTGCTACGCCATCGACATCGACTCCGGCGAGGTGATCTGGCGAACGGCCGCACGCGAGTTCGGCGGCGCGATCGCGATCGGCTCGAGTCCCGCCTACGTCGACGGCACCCTGTACCTCCTTGCGGAGTACAGCAACCCGGACAGCGGCGCGCTCTGGGAACTCGACGCCGCGACCGGCACCCCGACCTGGAGCGACGACCGCCTCTGGGGGATGCCCCATCCCTCGCCCGCGATCGACTGCGAGGCCGGCCGGCTCGTCACCGGATCGAACGACGGCGTGGTCTATTGTTGGGAGTTCCCCTCGCTCGAGTTCGCCTGGTCGTTTCAGGCCGGCGGCGAGGGCGGCCCCGACGGCGAGTCGAAGGCCGGCGGTCGGTTCAATCTCGGTGCCCAGATCAAAGGGACGATTCCGACCTACGACGGGGCTGCGTTCGTCGGTTCCTGGGACGGGCGCTTCTACCGGCTCGACCTCGCGGACGGAAGCGAGGAGTGGTCCTTCCAGACCGGCAATATCGTCATGTCGAACCCGGCGATCGATCCGGATCAGGGAGTCGTCTACGTCGGAAGCGACGACCACCACGTGTATGCACTGGATACCGAAACGGGCGACGAGCTGTGGTCGGCGAACGTCGGCGGTCGCGTCATCGGGTCGGTAACGGCAACTGCCGAATCGATCCTGGTCGGCTCCTACGACACGCACCTGTACGCCCTCGACCGAGCCACCGGCGAGCGACGCTGGCGGGTCGAAAACCGCGGCCACGTCACCAGCGGTGCGATCCCGCGAGGCGACCGCATCTATTACGCCGAGCGCGGCGTCGTCTCGAACTTCTACAACGACGACGAGGAGACGGTCCTCGAGGAGCCCGGCCACGCGTACTGTCTGGTTCCGGACGAATGA
- a CDS encoding transcription initiation factor IIB family protein yields the protein MHSARDRIEYEPWLEELETAAERLELSTEARSCAVDLFLADVPSADRSKRAVLAASLYAGSLVAGDGRTQGAVADAADVSRLSIQSRWKDLLESAGLEPPRW from the coding sequence ATGCACAGCGCCCGTGATCGCATCGAGTACGAACCGTGGCTCGAGGAACTCGAGACCGCCGCCGAGCGCCTGGAGCTATCGACGGAAGCGCGGTCGTGTGCGGTCGACCTCTTCCTCGCCGACGTGCCGTCGGCCGATCGCTCGAAACGAGCTGTCCTCGCGGCCAGTCTCTACGCGGGGTCGCTCGTCGCCGGCGACGGCCGGACACAGGGCGCAGTCGCCGACGCTGCCGACGTCTCCCGACTCTCGATCCAGTCGCGCTGGAAGGACCTCCTCGAGTCGGCCGGGCTCGAGCCCCCCCGCTGGTAA
- a CDS encoding IS5 family transposase: MTQISRFTERCVSIAQRVTGERGESAAPTGGGGFADYALISLHCLRIYLDTSYRMTIDLLKEMPQITGEIGLDVADLPDPSTLCKSFDRIEMSVCRVLLRHSAQLHNPSEHAAIDATFYERDRASRHYCHRTNYRVQTLKVTKLVDTATQAVLDLHCSTTLEGSDADLCEQIARRNAGDLRSLAADKGYDKQALRDQLRELDIRPLIKHRIFAPYDHAHNARIDDNRYAQRSMTETVNSAIKRSLGYAVRARTWYREFREITLMCVVYNIKRAVKQ; the protein is encoded by the coding sequence ATGACACAAATCTCCCGCTTCACCGAGCGTTGCGTCTCGATTGCACAAAGAGTTACGGGTGAACGAGGCGAATCCGCCGCCCCGACTGGTGGCGGCGGATTCGCCGACTATGCCCTCATTTCGCTGCATTGCCTCCGGATTTACCTCGATACGTCCTACCGGATGACGATCGATCTGTTGAAGGAAATGCCGCAAATAACAGGGGAGATCGGCCTTGACGTGGCCGATCTCCCCGATCCATCTACGCTGTGTAAGTCGTTTGATCGGATCGAGATGAGTGTCTGTCGAGTGCTGCTGCGCCACTCGGCGCAGCTGCACAACCCCTCTGAACACGCTGCTATCGACGCAACATTCTACGAACGTGATCGTGCGAGCCGCCACTACTGCCACCGAACGAATTACCGCGTTCAAACGCTCAAAGTCACAAAACTCGTCGATACAGCAACGCAAGCCGTTCTTGATCTCCACTGTTCAACAACGTTAGAAGGAAGCGACGCGGACCTCTGTGAGCAGATCGCCCGCCGGAATGCGGGCGATCTCCGGTCCCTTGCCGCTGACAAGGGCTACGATAAGCAAGCGCTCCGCGACCAGCTCCGTGAACTCGACATTCGCCCGCTGATCAAACATCGGATCTTCGCCCCATACGATCACGCTCACAACGCTCGTATTGACGACAATCGGTACGCTCAGCGATCAATGACTGAAACCGTGAACTCCGCAATCAAGCGCTCGCTCGGCTACGCCGTGCGAGCGCGTACCTGGTATCGAGAGTTCCGTGAAATTACCCTGATGTGTGTCGTCTATAACATCAAGCGGGCCGTCAAACAGTGA
- the dacZ gene encoding diadenylate cyclase DacZ, with translation MVGLDDVFGDLFASVDSVVLFSPSGSYYERFAAVDDLDVVVVGTENAVGAETFVELPLEFEEITDRIRFGLEGALEQGVVEDGDALACATSVFSDEIDTVSRVRADAETQTGIYDLFVKSRADPEVVKAVLELAIELGKKGQKGKPVGALFIVGDAGKVMNKSRPLSYNPFEKSHVHVGDPIVNVMLKEFSRLDGAFIISDAGKIVSAYRYLEPSAEGVDIPKGLGARHMAGGAITRDTNAIAIVLSESDGLVRAFKAGELILEVDPEAY, from the coding sequence ATGGTCGGGTTAGACGACGTGTTTGGGGATCTCTTTGCGAGTGTCGATTCGGTCGTCCTCTTCTCGCCGAGTGGCTCGTACTACGAACGGTTCGCGGCCGTCGACGATCTCGACGTCGTCGTCGTCGGCACCGAAAACGCCGTCGGCGCGGAGACGTTCGTCGAGTTACCGCTCGAGTTCGAGGAGATCACCGATCGGATCCGCTTCGGCCTCGAGGGGGCGCTCGAACAGGGGGTCGTCGAGGACGGCGACGCGCTCGCCTGTGCGACGAGCGTCTTCAGCGACGAGATCGATACCGTCTCTCGCGTTCGGGCGGACGCGGAGACGCAGACGGGGATCTACGACCTGTTCGTCAAATCCCGCGCGGACCCGGAGGTCGTCAAGGCGGTCCTCGAGTTGGCGATCGAACTGGGAAAGAAGGGCCAGAAGGGCAAGCCCGTGGGCGCGTTGTTCATCGTCGGCGACGCGGGCAAGGTAATGAACAAGTCCCGGCCGCTGTCGTACAACCCCTTCGAGAAGTCCCACGTCCACGTCGGCGACCCGATCGTGAACGTCATGCTCAAGGAGTTCTCGCGGCTCGACGGCGCGTTCATCATCTCCGACGCGGGGAAGATCGTCTCCGCGTATCGCTACCTCGAGCCCTCGGCGGAGGGCGTCGACATTCCGAAGGGACTGGGGGCGCGGCACATGGCCGGCGGTGCGATCACGCGGGACACGAACGCGATCGCGATCGTGCTCTCCGAAAGCGACGGGCTCGTTCGCGCGTTCAAGGCCGGCGAGCTCATCCTCGAGGTCGATCCGGAGGCGTACTGA
- a CDS encoding mechanosensitive ion channel domain-containing protein, with protein sequence MVEWQPLLNEPAVIAAAVLTLGLIVGYLVGRLNEELLSASGVPEAVEGTPFERTAQSIGTSTVEIVARLSSWFIYGIAVLTAIHIAQLLDTDAFWLRITEFVPQLFIAVLVLILGFIVADKSELIVSEYLRGVKLPEVSVIPKLVKYSVLYVTFIIALGQVGVHVLALLILLTVYAIGVVIVGTVAFKDFLVSSAAGIYLLLNQPYGIGDEIRIGDQTGIVQEVDLFVTKIEDDSEEYIVPNRKVFEDGIVRMRE encoded by the coding sequence ATGGTCGAGTGGCAGCCGCTTCTCAACGAACCGGCCGTCATAGCGGCGGCGGTACTGACGCTTGGCCTGATCGTCGGCTACCTCGTCGGCCGGCTCAACGAGGAGTTGCTCTCCGCGTCGGGCGTCCCGGAAGCAGTCGAGGGGACCCCCTTCGAGCGGACCGCCCAGTCGATCGGCACCTCGACGGTCGAGATCGTCGCACGGCTGAGTTCGTGGTTCATCTACGGGATCGCCGTGTTGACCGCGATCCACATCGCACAGTTGCTGGACACCGACGCCTTCTGGCTTCGGATCACCGAGTTCGTTCCCCAACTGTTCATCGCCGTCCTCGTGCTCATTCTTGGCTTCATCGTCGCGGACAAGTCCGAACTGATCGTCAGCGAGTATCTGCGGGGCGTCAAGCTCCCCGAAGTGTCGGTCATCCCGAAACTGGTCAAGTACTCCGTCCTCTATGTCACTTTCATTATCGCGCTGGGCCAGGTCGGCGTCCACGTGCTGGCGTTGCTGATCTTGCTGACGGTCTACGCCATCGGCGTCGTGATCGTCGGTACCGTCGCCTTCAAGGACTTCCTCGTCTCGAGCGCGGCAGGAATCTACTTACTGCTCAACCAGCCCTACGGGATCGGCGACGAGATTCGGATCGGCGACCAGACCGGCATCGTCCAGGAAGTCGATCTGTTCGTCACCAAGATCGAGGACGACTCCGAGGAGTACATCGTGCCGAATCGGAAAGTCTTCGAGGACGGTATCGTCCGAATGCGGGAGTGA
- a CDS encoding NADP-dependent malic enzyme gives MGLDEDALEYHRTDPPGKIEISTTKPTNTQRDLSLAYSPGVAAPCLEIDEDETEAYSYTAKGNLVGVVSNGSAVLGLGDIGAQASKPVMEGKGVLFKRFADIDVFDIELDDSDPDRLVEAIKMMEPTFGGINLEDIKAPGCFTVEERLREEIDIPVFHDDQHGTAIISGAALLNAADIAGKSLEELEITFSGAGASAIATARFYVSLGCKKENITMCDSSGIITEERAAAGDVNEYKQQFARDVPEGGLADAMEGADVFVGLSIGGIVSQEMVQSMASNPIVFAMANPDPEIAYQDAKEARDDTVIMATGRSDYPNQVNNVLGFPFIFRGALDVRATEINEDMKVACAEALAELARQDVPDAVVKAYGDDPIQYGPDYIIPKPVDPRVLFRVAPAIAEAAMESGAARTEIDLEAYEEELEARLGKSREMMRVILNKAKSDPKTVALAEGENEKMIRAAYQIQEQGIALPVLIGDEDTVKATAANLGLDFDPTVADPSVGDYEEYAERLHELRARKGITRSEAGELIERDSNYFGSVMVEQGDADALLTGLSHHYPSALRPPLQVIGTDEDVDYAAGVYMLTFKNRVIFVADATVNQAPDEEVLAEVTKQTGKLARRFNIEPRAALLSYSNFGSVDNKGTRKPRKAASMLQDDPEVDFTVDGEMQADTAVVEDILEGTYGFSELDEPANVLVFPNLESGNIGYKLLQRLGGADAIGPMLVGMDKPVHVLQRGDEVKDIVNLAGVAVVDAQQE, from the coding sequence ATGGGACTAGACGAGGACGCACTGGAGTATCACCGGACCGATCCACCGGGAAAGATCGAGATATCGACCACGAAACCGACGAATACGCAGCGTGACCTCTCGCTGGCCTACTCGCCGGGCGTCGCCGCGCCGTGTCTCGAGATCGACGAGGACGAAACCGAGGCCTACAGCTACACGGCGAAGGGGAACCTCGTCGGCGTCGTCTCGAACGGCTCGGCCGTGCTGGGGCTCGGAGACATCGGCGCGCAGGCGTCGAAACCCGTCATGGAAGGCAAGGGCGTCCTGTTCAAGCGCTTTGCCGACATCGACGTTTTCGACATCGAACTAGACGATTCCGACCCCGACAGACTCGTCGAGGCCATCAAGATGATGGAGCCGACCTTCGGTGGGATCAACTTGGAGGACATCAAAGCGCCCGGCTGTTTCACCGTCGAGGAACGGCTGCGCGAGGAGATCGACATCCCGGTCTTCCACGACGATCAACACGGCACTGCGATCATCTCCGGTGCCGCATTGCTCAACGCGGCCGACATCGCCGGAAAGAGCCTCGAGGAACTCGAGATCACCTTCTCGGGCGCGGGCGCGAGCGCCATCGCGACGGCGCGGTTTTACGTCTCGCTGGGTTGCAAGAAGGAGAACATCACGATGTGTGACTCCTCGGGGATCATCACCGAGGAGCGCGCGGCGGCGGGCGACGTCAACGAATACAAACAGCAGTTCGCCCGCGACGTGCCCGAGGGCGGCCTCGCGGACGCGATGGAGGGTGCAGACGTCTTCGTCGGCCTCTCGATCGGCGGCATCGTCTCCCAGGAGATGGTGCAGTCGATGGCCTCGAATCCGATCGTCTTCGCGATGGCCAATCCCGATCCGGAGATCGCCTACCAGGACGCCAAGGAGGCCCGCGACGACACCGTCATCATGGCCACCGGCCGCTCGGATTACCCCAATCAGGTCAACAACGTGCTCGGCTTTCCCTTCATCTTCCGGGGCGCGCTCGACGTGCGCGCCACCGAGATCAACGAGGACATGAAGGTCGCCTGTGCCGAGGCGCTGGCCGAACTGGCTCGTCAGGACGTCCCCGACGCGGTCGTCAAGGCTTACGGCGACGATCCGATCCAGTACGGTCCCGACTACATCATTCCAAAGCCCGTCGACCCCCGCGTGCTCTTCCGCGTGGCACCGGCGATCGCCGAGGCCGCGATGGAGTCCGGGGCGGCTCGCACCGAGATCGACCTCGAGGCCTACGAGGAGGAACTCGAGGCCCGACTCGGGAAGTCCCGCGAGATGATGCGGGTCATCCTCAACAAGGCAAAGAGCGATCCCAAGACGGTCGCGCTGGCGGAGGGTGAAAACGAGAAGATGATCCGCGCGGCCTACCAGATCCAGGAGCAGGGGATCGCCCTGCCGGTGCTGATCGGCGACGAGGACACGGTCAAGGCGACGGCAGCGAATCTCGGTCTGGACTTCGATCCCACCGTCGCCGACCCGTCCGTCGGCGACTACGAGGAGTACGCCGAACGGCTCCACGAACTCCGCGCACGCAAGGGGATTACCCGCAGCGAAGCCGGCGAACTCATCGAGCGCGATTCGAACTACTTCGGGAGCGTGATGGTCGAGCAGGGCGACGCCGACGCGCTCCTGACGGGGCTTTCCCATCACTACCCGTCGGCGCTCCGACCGCCGCTGCAGGTCATCGGCACCGACGAGGACGTCGACTACGCCGCGGGCGTCTACATGCTGACGTTCAAGAACCGCGTGATCTTCGTGGCCGACGCGACGGTCAATCAGGCCCCCGACGAGGAGGTCCTCGCCGAAGTCACCAAGCAGACGGGCAAGCTGGCACGCCGGTTCAACATCGAACCGCGTGCCGCCTTGCTCTCGTACTCGAACTTCGGCAGCGTCGACAACAAAGGGACGCGGAAACCCCGCAAGGCAGCGTCGATGCTGCAGGACGACCCCGAGGTCGACTTCACGGTCGACGGCGAGATGCAGGCCGACACCGCCGTCGTCGAGGACATCCTCGAGGGAACCTACGGCTTCTCCGAACTCGACGAACCCGCGAACGTGCTGGTCTTCCCGAACCTCGAGTCGGGCAACATCGGCTACAAACTGCTCCAGCGACTCGGCGGCGCGGACGCCATCGGCCCGATGCTGGTCGGGATGGACAAGCCGGTCCACGTCCTCCAGCGGGGCGACGAGGTCAAGGACATCGTGAACCTGGCCGGCGTTGCGGTCGTCGACGCCCAACAGGAGTAA
- a CDS encoding phosphopantetheine adenylyltransferase — MDVALGGTFDPVHDGHRRLFERAFELGDVTVGLTSDELAPKTRDVDRNVRSYEERKQDLAAELESIAADYDREFDIRMLEAPTGIATEPQFEYLVVSPETREGGTRINEIRRERGHDPLEVVVVPHVLADDGDIISSTRIVAGEIDEHGAVVDD; from the coding sequence ATGGACGTCGCGCTTGGTGGGACCTTCGACCCCGTTCATGACGGCCACCGACGGCTGTTCGAACGGGCGTTCGAACTCGGGGACGTGACGGTCGGGCTGACCAGCGACGAACTCGCACCGAAGACGCGAGATGTCGACCGGAACGTCCGCTCGTACGAGGAACGGAAACAGGATCTCGCGGCCGAACTCGAGTCGATCGCCGCCGACTACGACCGCGAGTTCGACATTCGGATGCTCGAAGCGCCGACGGGGATCGCGACCGAACCGCAGTTCGAGTATCTCGTCGTCTCGCCGGAAACCCGCGAGGGTGGGACGCGAATCAACGAGATCCGCCGCGAACGCGGCCACGACCCCCTGGAAGTGGTCGTCGTTCCCCACGTCCTCGCCGACGACGGCGATATCATCTCGAGTACGCGGATCGTCGCGGGGGAGATCGACGAACACGGTGCCGTCGTCGACGATTGA
- the urtB gene encoding urea ABC transporter, permease protein UrtB — translation MAAATVYDGLSLLFQFLNSFGFLVLVTVGLAIVFGMMGVINLAHGEFILVGIYGTALAYHAGAPLPLAMVAGVVVTTVFGIVVERLIVRHLYDRLLDSMVATWGLSLVVAQLLLIVFGSSLDSISTPMGNVAYGPYTSSVYRSVFLPAAALVVLGGLFLLFTRTEFGVKARATIEDPETARAMGVDTDRMYVTTFAIGSALAGLTGALYAPAIGAITPDRGSTFLVESFVAVVVGGSSVVVGTLSASTLLGLVNAVFSWQLGTFVGLMAMLLVAIVLLRLLPNGISGYVEDWRERRRADQ, via the coding sequence ATGGCGGCGGCCACGGTCTACGACGGACTGTCGCTCCTGTTCCAGTTTCTGAACAGTTTCGGATTCCTCGTGTTAGTGACGGTCGGTCTGGCCATCGTCTTCGGTATGATGGGAGTCATCAACCTCGCACACGGCGAGTTCATCCTCGTCGGCATCTACGGGACGGCGCTGGCCTACCACGCCGGCGCGCCGCTCCCCCTCGCGATGGTCGCGGGCGTCGTGGTGACGACCGTCTTCGGCATCGTCGTCGAGCGACTCATCGTCCGGCACCTCTACGACCGGCTGCTGGACTCGATGGTCGCGACCTGGGGACTCTCCCTGGTGGTCGCACAACTGTTGCTCATCGTCTTCGGGTCCAGCCTCGACAGCATCTCGACGCCGATGGGAAACGTTGCGTACGGACCGTACACCTCGTCGGTCTATCGGAGCGTATTCCTGCCAGCGGCCGCTCTGGTCGTCCTCGGAGGCCTCTTCCTCCTGTTTACCCGAACGGAGTTCGGGGTCAAGGCCAGGGCGACCATCGAGGATCCCGAGACGGCGCGCGCGATGGGCGTCGATACCGACCGGATGTACGTCACGACGTTCGCGATCGGGTCGGCGCTTGCGGGACTGACCGGCGCGCTGTACGCACCGGCGATCGGCGCGATCACTCCCGACCGGGGCAGTACCTTCCTCGTCGAGTCGTTCGTCGCCGTCGTGGTCGGTGGTTCGTCGGTCGTCGTCGGAACGCTGTCGGCGTCGACGCTGCTGGGGCTGGTCAACGCGGTGTTCAGCTGGCAACTCGGCACGTTCGTCGGACTGATGGCGATGTTGCTGGTCGCGATCGTTTTGCTTCGGCTGCTCCCCAACGGCATCTCGGGATACGTCGAGGACTGGCGTGAACGCAGGAGGGCCGACCAATGA
- a CDS encoding urea ABC transporter substrate-binding protein, whose translation MRNASRRSLLAAGASGIGAALAGCTGSGSSAGPTVGILEDRSGNFQLNGTSKWQATRLAIEEINEDGGILGEEVQIEDPDPQSDNERYQELTEQMILEHEVDALWAGYSSATREAIRPIINDYDQLYFYTTQYEGGVCDDTIFPVGATARQQLGAVTPYMAEEYGEDIYIIAADYNFGQLSGDWVNVIAQENDYNIVGEEYIPLNETDFSSVINRIQSEDPDFIMSMLVGANHENFYDQRDANDMLIPIGTSTTMAQGHEHIRYEPDALTDVYAGVSYMEELGDERGEGFVDAFYERWPDANYLNQEAQNNYFSVYMWRDAVEEAGTFDQEEVISVLEEGMDIAAPSGDIELDGATHHMTHKMRVAHADENHDISFDGEQFIEPTFLREEVEGGEGCDLREESKQTQYEPGDVYDV comes from the coding sequence GTGCGTAACGCCTCTCGACGTTCGTTGTTGGCCGCCGGCGCTTCGGGAATCGGTGCGGCTCTAGCCGGCTGTACGGGGTCTGGCAGCTCCGCCGGGCCGACCGTCGGTATTCTCGAGGACCGGTCGGGCAATTTCCAGCTCAACGGGACCTCCAAGTGGCAGGCGACGCGACTCGCCATCGAGGAGATCAACGAGGACGGTGGCATCCTCGGAGAGGAGGTCCAGATCGAGGATCCCGACCCCCAGTCGGACAACGAGCGCTACCAGGAGCTGACCGAGCAGATGATCCTCGAGCACGAGGTCGACGCCCTGTGGGCCGGGTACTCGAGTGCGACCCGCGAGGCGATCCGGCCGATTATCAACGATTACGACCAGCTGTACTTCTACACGACCCAGTACGAGGGTGGCGTGTGTGACGACACGATCTTCCCCGTCGGCGCGACCGCGCGCCAGCAACTCGGCGCGGTGACGCCGTACATGGCCGAGGAGTACGGCGAGGACATCTACATCATCGCGGCGGACTACAACTTCGGCCAGCTGTCGGGCGACTGGGTCAACGTCATCGCCCAGGAGAACGACTACAATATCGTCGGCGAGGAGTACATTCCGCTGAACGAGACCGACTTCTCGTCGGTCATCAACCGGATTCAGTCCGAAGACCCCGACTTCATCATGTCGATGCTGGTCGGTGCCAACCACGAGAACTTCTACGACCAGCGGGACGCCAACGACATGTTGATTCCCATCGGGACCTCCACGACGATGGCCCAGGGGCACGAACACATCCGCTACGAACCCGACGCCCTGACCGACGTCTACGCCGGCGTCAGCTACATGGAGGAACTCGGCGACGAACGCGGCGAGGGCTTCGTCGACGCGTTCTACGAGCGCTGGCCCGACGCCAACTACCTCAACCAGGAGGCACAGAACAACTACTTCTCGGTATACATGTGGCGCGACGCCGTCGAGGAGGCTGGCACCTTCGATCAGGAGGAGGTCATCTCGGTGCTCGAGGAGGGCATGGACATCGCGGCTCCCTCGGGGGACATCGAACTCGACGGCGCGACCCACCACATGACGCACAAGATGCGCGTCGCCCACGCCGACGAGAATCACGACATCAGTTTCGACGGCGAACAGTTCATCGAACCGACGTTCCTCCGCGAGGAGGTCGAGGGTGGCGAGGGCTGTGACCTCCGCGAGGAGTCCAAACAGACCCAGTACGAACCCGGAGACGTCTACGACGTGTGA
- a CDS encoding ABC transporter permease subunit gives MSADFDSRESSAGPLGRIRGRFEGPNTLGNSTPFWVAFALAVVGLAAYPQFVGLYSVLTSTKYFALAFLALSLTLVWGYCGVLSFGQVAFFGIAAYAFGVIGVNFSSAGGITAAVVGAVVAGTLFALVLGYFMFYGGVSDVYVTIITLVVALVLNTFMAQTAGSEWAVGEAQLGGFNGMPDVPDLVIGIGETNVGLGDIVPLYYALLVSLVVTYLALRVLVNSRFGMTMVAVREDEQRTATFGYDIAFVKLVAFTIGGALAAVGGVFYAAWGNYVDPTVFGIQFAALPVVWASVGGRESLLGTVGATLVIERMRTGLTEGVGPLGPEWAFVIIGGLLISIIVLLPSGVAPSLDRIGKRLLDRLGDRSSSRPTEEPVE, from the coding sequence ATGAGTGCCGATTTCGACTCACGCGAATCGTCCGCGGGGCCGCTCGGTCGGATTCGCGGCCGGTTCGAGGGGCCGAACACGCTCGGCAACTCGACGCCGTTCTGGGTCGCGTTCGCGCTGGCCGTCGTTGGCCTCGCCGCCTATCCCCAGTTCGTGGGTCTGTACTCGGTCTTGACGTCCACGAAGTACTTCGCGCTGGCGTTTCTGGCGTTGAGCCTGACCCTCGTCTGGGGGTACTGCGGCGTGCTCAGTTTCGGTCAGGTCGCGTTCTTCGGAATCGCCGCCTACGCGTTCGGTGTCATCGGCGTGAACTTCTCGTCGGCGGGCGGCATTACGGCCGCAGTCGTCGGCGCGGTCGTCGCCGGGACGCTGTTTGCGCTGGTGCTCGGATACTTCATGTTCTACGGCGGCGTGAGCGACGTCTACGTTACTATCATCACGCTCGTCGTGGCGTTGGTGTTGAACACGTTCATGGCCCAAACCGCCGGGAGCGAGTGGGCCGTCGGCGAGGCCCAACTCGGCGGGTTCAACGGAATGCCGGACGTTCCCGATCTCGTCATCGGTATCGGTGAGACGAACGTCGGGCTCGGCGACATCGTCCCGCTGTACTACGCGCTGTTGGTGTCGCTCGTCGTCACCTACCTGGCGTTGCGCGTCCTCGTCAACAGCCGCTTTGGCATGACGATGGTCGCCGTCCGCGAAGACGAACAGCGGACCGCTACCTTCGGCTACGACATCGCGTTCGTGAAACTCGTCGCGTTCACTATCGGCGGTGCGCTCGCGGCCGTCGGCGGCGTCTTCTACGCCGCCTGGGGGAACTACGTCGACCCGACCGTCTTCGGCATCCAGTTCGCCGCGTTGCCCGTGGTGTGGGCCAGCGTCGGCGGTCGCGAGTCGCTGCTCGGCACCGTCGGCGCGACGCTGGTCATCGAGCGGATGCGGACCGGATTGACGGAAGGCGTCGGCCCGCTCGGACCCGAATGGGCGTTCGTCATCATCGGCGGGCTGTTGATCAGTATCATAGTGCTACTGCCATCGGGTGTCGCACCGTCTCTCGACCGGATCGGAAAGCGGTTGCTCGATCGACTCGGGGACCGCTCGTCCAGCCGTCCAACGGAGGAACCAGTGGAATGA